From the Juglans microcarpa x Juglans regia isolate MS1-56 chromosome 3D, Jm3101_v1.0, whole genome shotgun sequence genome, the window TCAAACCATGCATGAAGAAGACTAAAAagcttttttccttttgtcaCTATATACACATTAGGGTATTAAGCTTACCTCATATCCAATAAGAGCTaaaaatttctctttctttgtgtTTCTTGAAATATGTTCGGTCCTTAGCATATGGACACCAAAGAAAACCGCACTTAAGAAGTTGAACAGATCACCCACCTGAAATAGTTTGGTAAGAGAAACAATATTAAGGATACATAACGAGAAACAATATTAAGGATACATAACATTCGCagtatgaaaagagaaatagtTTGGTAGTCGAAGAGACACTCATGAATTAAGATTCTTTGCCTCATGACTTCATGACCAAGTGCGTCACAATCGCAGTATGAAAACAGAAACAGTTGATAATGATTAAGACAAGACTTACAGATGGAGGTGATCCGCTGGATTCCAGCATTGCAACACCTAAGATGGACATGAGAGCTCCAAACCAGGTAAGGGCAGGAACTTTTGCTCCCAACATACCATCAAGCAAGGGAACCAAAATAACCTGACAAATTCATCAAAAAAGACTGTACTTTCAAGTACTCTTATAAAGCAAGAACTTTCCTTAATATACGGGGAGAAAAAGTTAAGATTGATACAGTGAACATAGATAGAAACGACGCACGCCCAGAATCAGATGTTAGCAAGCCTAGGGCCTGCATCAGGTACCCCAGACTGACCCAGAAACCCAACTCTATCCCTGCATTACGGGTGCAAACATCACCCCTTGCTCGCAATACCAATGGGATGAATGGGATGGCAGACATCATAAATCGCACGGCCGTGAAAGCTGCTGGGTCCATAATTGCTTCAACCTCTTTCACAACTGGGATGTTACTAGCTACAACATAAAAGaactacaattaaaaaaatctgttacaaTTAGTTTTCAATGCTAGTAATAAATGAATCATTTATGATGCAGAGGTGATGGATACAAATTTACTTGAGATTGTCAAATGGAGAATGGTGATGGTACCTTTATTAGTTATGATTATGTAAACAACTACAAAGCATGTACACACTTGCGCGTGCACACACACATGtacgcggggggggggggggggagagagagagagagagagacagggtGTTTTGGTTGTTTGCAATAATAATTCATTCACTTATATGCCTAGTCCATAGCTCATAAGTATAACCTATTAAGTAAAGTAGTTGAAGCTACTCAGGCAAATGAAGACCAAAGTGGAGAAGCATTAGTAGCTAGTTTTTTCTTTCACGGGTAGAATTTTGGAAAATTAATTCTTTCTAAATGACTAGGTTACTGACAGCTTTTTACAATTTGAGACGGCCATTGGGAGAATACACATTATTAATCCCTGAATTCAAGCATACCTACATGACCTATTCCAATGGTTAAGACCCCTAAGATGTGGTTTCCCTTTCATCTATTTCCATCTCTCCAGATTTTCTCTTCTCGAAGTTCTCCCATTCTTGGTCACTGTTTCACAAGTGTCTTCAAAGTCAGGAGCCATAAGGTCTTTCAATGTAAAGCATAAGATAACCAAAGGGgatcatatacatacataaaataCAGGAGTTTTGCAGCAATATAATCCAAGAGTAGTAAGTGAATGATGAGTTACAGAGTCAAAGGTGAATCCCTGTTCCATGAAAATTTGGATGACTTTCCTAGAGTataaattattgatttaaatatcctgcatattatatataatttttataggtaaatgtaactttattaatgagaatgaaataggtgttgcccaagtacacaaggagtaCACAAAAGAAAGCACCTCCTTACATTCTATGAACCAgacaaaaaaacagaaaatcaagAGCACTAGTTCCATCGCgcacaatagcagaaaaccaaagcaataaagtgtGCATAAAATGACTTTGAAGATCCTCCAAAGTGcactccctatcttcaaagcatctaTCATTCCTTTCtagccaaatacaccacataagacaaatggaaatatgtatatatatatatgtaataagcATACATATGTAATAAGCATAAATCCTGCATATTATATACGCGCGcgcacgcgcacacacacatatagttACCCTACATGTAACTGTCAAAATCTTTTCCTTgaaaaggagaagagaaaaataaaatttgcagCTTTTATCCATTTTACCTTGCCAACCCCGATGTCCTAATACAAATTGATCACTAAAAAGAGAGCATCCCACACATTTTTGAGCTGTAACATGTAGCCCATTTACCTGTATCAGTCTCTTAGTCAACTCAGTCATCTCatccaattttcttttatatataagtgaTTATCTTATCCAAATGATCGTGTTTCCGCTATTAATTTCTAGTTGGTAGTGATTTCCCATGCAATAGTAGAACTCCAGATCAGAAACACCTGAACTCTGGGAATTTACCACCATCCTAAGTTTTATGTGCGACACAATGTTCATTTTACACTCAATGGTTTTAACGAATGACTTGGAGGAGGCACatgtcagagagagagagagagagagaggttttgaCTTTCTCCTGCATGTTTGGCTAACTAATGGAACACTTAAAAGCAATTAAGTCCTTCATCAATCTCATTAAAAGtctcttcttttccatttcCACAATCACAGAACCTCTACCCTTAACGACGACTGGTAGATGCTCCAGTATTTTACATCCTTTCATCAACAAGACCAGTCACCCCACCTCATTTcttttaggaaaatgctagtatgcCCCATGAGTTTGCctcctcattttgaccgctcatatatttaaatttttttattttatttatttatttatttatttatttattgcttaatggttaaggaagtgacttttagtatattggtgtatttttttttatttgttaaaaatatttaaagatgtttaaaaaatatgaaaaataaaagaaaaataaaataaaatgtggaaTTTTTACTAGTGGGCACGCCCAACGGTCAAAGCTGGGCGGCACACTAGCACCACTCTTTTTTTATAGGTCAGTCACCTGTCACCACACCTCATCCGATTCCTTTTTCATTCGACAgcctaaatttttttatctcaagtCTACAGGATCTTTGATGATAGGATTCCAGAAGATGGCCACCCCATCATCTTACCGCAACAAAAGTAAGAATGAAGATTCGTAAAAGGCTTTGATCCTGCCCCTTGATACAACAAGCAACATCTAATATTCTAGCAGCATAGAAGgtaaaaatttgtgaaaagtTTCCTTCATTTAACAACGATaatcagattaaaaaataaaaaatggcatGATCGATTGATTTCTTCCATAAGAAAAACAGACATTCTTGTCTGTGCATTGCAAATGATGCAAGTACGGGCTACTAAACTCTAAATTTTGGGTTTAAAAAAGACccaaaaattttatctttcataTTTTTGCATAGGGCAAACTCTAATAAGATAACTtcgtcccccccccccccctccccccaaaaaaaaaaaaaaaatttgccttcCTGTCTCGGCACCTGCATGAGGTCACCAACTAAATATCATGGACTCATCATAGCTATTTACTTGTTATATGTGGTGCTCATTAGAAAGCACAAACTAAATATCATGGAATTaccataaatatttatatttcaactCTGGTACTCATCTATATCTATATGCTATCTAATTTTCAAAGAATAAAACCTTGCTCTTAAGAGTCCATGTCATCAATTATctgaatataatataattaaataaaaagcaTTCTACAAACCACATCATTCACTCTTCATTtgtgttattatatatagtatatatcattAAGTtgaacttataaataaaaacaataatatatcaaattaaattataaacttttatttaaaattagtggtattttatttttcttgagtacgtgcttttttgttttctcaactTATGCCCTTTAAAGGCacactatataaatattttttgtctttctctTCCCTCAAAGAAAGTTTGTGAGGTTTATTATCACTATAGAATCAAGGGGGATTATGGGGATAAAAGATGAATATGCtcaaccaaaattttaaaaatcaaaatcctaACATGAACAcccttttaaaaattatatttatgtataatgTACTTCAAGTACTAACTTAGGTATATATTCCTGCAGAAAATGAAGGTTTACGACCAGTTACTATTAATGTTTGCCACAGTTGGATGTTATCCATACAACTATTAAGCTTTCACACCATATGGGTTCTATAGTTGCACCTGTCACCCGAACACATTTCCTTACTGATTATGAATTTCCCTCTATTAAGAAACTCGACTTTAAGATAAAAAAGACACCGTCTTGCCTCCAATTTCAGCTTTGCACTACtcctatattatataacaaaagtTCTTCATACCTCTTATCAGTCAATAAAATGCTGGACGTTGAGGTATAACTactattttaagtatttttggGACCAACCATTTTAATTGAACTGAGACAGAAGGAAAAGATCtttattctatataaaataagaaagataaataatatttacaattttagaaACTACTAAGTATCGGGcactctgaaaaaaaaaaaaaaaaatatgatattatcatacaagtttttcataaaaaaagtgCATCctattataaaaaagtgaaaaattaattttattactattattatttttttttttttgtttggcacttttttacaaaaattggCGCAAAACTTATGAATCTTGAGACTTGTCTCTaaattctcttttttaataCGGAAGAGGCGGGAATCGGGATTTGCGCAGAGGACCTAACATTCCTCAAACAAGAAAGGAAATAGAGGAAAATCGCTTCcgaatataataaaattttctcgGCGACCAAACAGATGCCAAGCAACTGAAAAGCTTGCTTACCGTAGACAATAGTGATGACATTGAGCAAAATAACGCTTCTAACTTTCTTGGAAGCGAACAATGTTCTTCGCCATGATGATCGCCTTCCAAAAAAGGACTTGAAAGTCAGGGCTGGTCTCCCTAGGGATCGAGTATCCGACTCAACCAACAACGTGTTTGGCTGCAAAGTCGAATGATCCGAATCAACGGTCTGTTTTAGTCCTTGATTGGCTGCAGAAGCAATATGAGGAGGACTATTACAAGAAGGAGAGTCGTTCACAAGAAGGTAGTGAGACGTGGTCTTTTTGATGAACCGGCGCGGAAGGACAAGAAAATAGAGGGATTGCGTTGAGAAGAGCAGAAATAAACGGTGGAATCGGTCGTTCTGGTCACTGGCCAATTACACGGTGACGGTGAAGCCATGGACACCGAGCAGAGAGCTCTGTGTCTCTGGCCTCTGGTCTCTTGACACTGGGTTCTCTCCGTAAAACCGTCCTGAATGACGGAAATGCCCTTGGAGGTTTGTAGCATCTAGATTACAGTGATTAATTTGGCACCATTTTAACTGGCATTGAGCTAAATGAGTACTTGCATAGAATTTGGTCGCAAAGTAAGGATTATTTAGGTTACCAAGTGACTCgtctcttatatttattataattttttaaaatttttatataaaatataataaataatattaatttttttaaattttaaaataaaaattatattaaaaaattatattttaataatattttatttgactttcaattttttttttcatctcatttgtgtaatCAAAGGAAACTAActctttaattttgttaataaaatttgattggtaaaagattttaattaaattaaatattatcacattaataaaatagataatgcGCCTTATACACcgatttttaaatagattttttttttttttacttttaataaaaaatttctgattttatagttgttttaaaattattctaaaattgatcaatataataatacttaattataaacataaagtttttaaattgaattg encodes:
- the LOC121253925 gene encoding uncharacterized protein LOC121253925; the encoded protein is LASDQNDRFHRLFLLFSTQSLYFLVLPRRFIKKTTSHYLLVNDSPSCNSPPHIASAANQGLKQTVDSDHSTLQPNTLLVESDTRSLGRPALTFKSFFGRRSSWRRTLFASKKVRSVILLNVITIVYASNIPVVKEVEAIMDPAAFTAVRFMMSAIPFIPLVLRARGDVCTRNAGIELGFWVSLGYLMQALGLLTSDSGRASFLSMFTVILVPLLDGMLGAKVPALTWFGALMSILGVAMLESSGSPPSVGDLFNFLSAVFFGVHMLRTEHISRNTKKEKFLALIGYEVFIVALSSTLWYVLGGCFGGIQECRPSSWTWAMLWNWMVTFPWIPAVYTGVFSTGLCLWVEVAAMREVSATETAIIYGLEPVWGAGFAWFLLGERWGPAGWIGAAFVLGGSLTVQMFGSSPRKSSDEERSENGDQLYISDKKNFLSASPVIVGSRKDVPGHLKKPNHL